A genomic segment from Phragmites australis chromosome 6, lpPhrAust1.1, whole genome shotgun sequence encodes:
- the LOC133922330 gene encoding uncharacterized protein LOC133922330 produces MARPSATAAFLLLLSLVAVAHCRALEADPATDASAAESTPVLKVGDETGPPNSFPAEADAIKILGLPSHRHHPCRRGLFHRHLWWARHHGIFRDAHRFHGHGFPSKLVHDREPTEAETEEVKPVAEPDPDHSLQDSDGEGELTSWKPFRGSYVDEEAVAEPWKKEMLWWMFRHALRHHHGLHHRYDDDEDHKHEEEGAEGMKRFHHHDHEEDEEKDEKKTMRMLFHHHHDEKGEEKETRKRFHHSEHDDSDDEDEEVEELVRRFRKAVMRRRSRHGRRFHHHGHHEEDGEEGGVMAWIKGLMNRF; encoded by the coding sequence ATGGCCCGCCCGTCAGCCACCGCCgctttccttctcctcctctccctcgtcgccgtcgcccacTGCCGCGCCCTCGAAGCCGACCCCGCcaccgacgcctctgccgccgagtCCACCCCCGTACTCAAGGTCGGCGACGAGACGGGTCCACCCAACTCCTTCCCCGCCGAGGCGGACGCCATCAAGATCCTCGGCCTGCCCTCCCACCGGCACCACCCCTGCCGCCGCGGCCTCTTCCACCGCCACCTCTGGTGGGCGCGCCACCATGGTATCTTCCGGGATGCCCACCGTTTCCACGGCCACGGCTTTCCCAGCAAGCTCGTCCACGACAGGGAGCCCACGGAGGCGGAGACGGAGGAGGTGAAGCCCGTGGCGGAGCCGGACCCGGATCACTCGCTCCAGGACAGCGACGGCGAGGGGGAGCTGACCAGCTGGAAGCCGTTCCGTGGCAGCTACGTGGACGAGGAAGCGGTGGCGGAGCCGTGGAAGAAGGAGATGCTGTGGTGGATGTTCCGCCACGCCCTGCGCCACCACCACGGCCTCCACCACCgctacgacgacgacgaggaccaCAAGCATGAGGAGGAAGGCGCAGAGGGCATGAAGAGGTTCCACCACCACGAccacgaggaggatgaggagaaggaTGAGAAGAAGACGATGAGGATGCTgttccaccaccaccacgacgAGAAGGGTGAGGAGAAAGAGACGAGGAAGAGGTTCCATCACTCTGAACACGATGacagcgacgacgaggacgaggaagTGGAGGAGCTGGTCAGACGGTTCAGGAAGGCGGTCATGAGGAGGAGGTCTCGTCACGGCCGCCGCTTCCACCACCACGGCCACCACGAGGAGGACGGTGAGGAGGGCGGCGTGATGGCGTGGATCAAGGGCCTCATGAACCGGTTCTAG